From Dermochelys coriacea isolate rDerCor1 chromosome 23, rDerCor1.pri.v4, whole genome shotgun sequence, one genomic window encodes:
- the LOC119847257 gene encoding vascular endothelial growth factor A-like isoform X2, which produces MAAVVPFEEVWSRSYCRALETLVDVLGEFPQEAEHVFKPSCVPLRRCAGCCGDEDLECVAVETRPVAMQVVRLSPIQGKSQQEEMRFTEHSRCACRPRRKRLKSERDSKRGARRRPREPGPVPLPTPLWQPPLQREPRS; this is translated from the exons TGGTCCCCTTCGAGGAGGTGTGGAGCCGCAGTTACTGCCGTGCCCTGGAGACCCTGGTGGACGTGCTGGGCGAGTTCCCGCAAGAAGCTGAGCACGTGTTCAAGCCGTCCTGTGTCCCGCTGCGGCGCTGCGCGGGCTGCTGCGGCGACGAGGACCTGGAGTGCGTCGCCGTGGAGACCCGCCCCGTGGCCATGCAG GTCGTCCGCCTCAGCCCGATCCAGGGGAAGAGTCAGCAGGAGGAGATGAGGTTCACAGAGCACAGCCGCTGcgcctgcag GCCTCGGAGGAAACGATTGAAAAGTGAGAG aGACAGCAAGAGAGGGGCCAGGAGGAGACCTCGGGAGCCGggccctgtgcccctccccacccccct ATGGCAGCCCCCATTGCAGAGGGAGCCAAGGAGCTGA